From Kitasatospora sp. MAP12-44:
GCGGCGGCCAGCAGCAGTTCGTCGACCTGCTCGGCCGCGGTGACCACCGGAGCCGGGACGGTTCCGGTGCTGCGCAGGGCGGCGAAGGCGAGGAACGCCGCGATGAACAGCGGCACCAGCGGGGGACGCCGGCCCGCCGCAGGCGCGGTACCGCCTTCGGAGCGGCGGCAGCGGCGGCGGGCTATCGCGACGCCGGTCACGATCGGGGCGAGCAGGGCGACCCGCATCAGCTTGACCACCACCGCCTGGGCCAGCGCGGTGGGACCCGCCGTCTGCGCCACCGCCACCACCTGGCCGACATCGTGGACGCTGGCCCCCGCCCAGCGCCCGAACTGCACGTCGCTCAGCCCCAGCAGGGGGTGCAGGGCCGGCAGCACCCCGATGGCGAGCGACCCGCACAGCGTGACCAGGGCGACCGCGGTGACGACGTCCTCCTCCTCGCTGTCGGTGACGCCGTTCATCGCCGCGACGGCCGAGGCGCCGCAGATCGCGAAGCCGGTGGCGATCAGCAGCGGCTGGTCCCCGGGCAGTCCCAGCCGGCGTCCCAGCCACTGCGTCCCGAAGAAGGTGGCCGCCACCACCATGACGACCACGGCGAGCGTGGGCCAGCCCAGTGCGAGGACGTCGCCGAGGGCGAGCTTGAGGCCCAGCAGTGCGATACCGGCTCGCATCAGCTTCCTGCCGGCGAAGTCCAGCCCCGGGCGGGAGGCCGCGGGCAGCAGGCGCAGATTGCCGGCCAGCACCCCGAGGGCGACCGCGGCGGTGAGCGGGGCCACCGTCGGCAGCACCGTGTTCACTCCCCAGGCCGCCGCCACCGCGACCGCCACCGCGCCCAGTCCGGGCCCGACCGCCCAGCGCTTCGGGCGGTCGCTGCGGTCACTGCGGTCACTGCGGTCCACAGGCCGTGCGGAGGGCGGGGAGATCGTCATACAACGACCCTGTCGCGGTCCGCTCGGCACCGGTAGCCAGCAGTTCTTTGCCATGCCATAGGGTTTTCCTATGGCATCTTCCCCCGGCGGACCCCGCGCGACCCGCTCCGCCATCCGGCCGTTCAACCTGCACTCCCTCGAACTGCTGGTGGCCGTGGAGGAGACCGGGAGCATCAGCCAGGCCGCCGCGGAACTCTCCATCAGCCAGCCCACCGCCAGCGCGCGGATGACCACCCTGGAGCGCCAGCTCGGCCTGCGACTGCTGGAACGCTCGACCTCCGGCTCCAAACTCACTCCCGCCGGTCTGCTGTTCGCCGCCTGGGCCCGCGACGTCCTCTCCCAGGCGCAGACGCTGGCGGACAGCCTGGCCGCCCTGCAGGTGAAGCAGGGAAACCTCCGGGTGGCGGCCAGCCTCACCCTCGCCGAGTACCTGCTGCCCCGCTGGCTGATCGCCCTGCGCCAGCTCCACCCCACCACCCACGTCGAGCTGAAGGTCGCCAACAGCCACCAGGTCATCGAGGCGCTGCTCCAGGCCGAGGCCGACATCGGCTTCACCGAGAGCCCCTTCGTCCCCCGCGACTTCCGCTCGGCCCTGGTGGGCCGCGACCGGCTGGTGGTCGTCACCGCCCCCGACCACCCCTGGACCCGCCGCTCCACGCCGCTGACGGGCGCGGAGCTCGCCGAGACCCCGCTGCTGCTGCGCGAGAGCGGCTCCGGCACCCGCGAAACCCTCGAACGCGCGCTGCGGCCCTGGCACGGTCCCTCCGTGCCGCTCCTCGAACTCGGCTCGACCGGCCCGCTGCGCAGCGCCGCGACCCAGGGCGCGGCGCCGGCCGTGCTGTCCGAACTCGCCGTGGTCGACGATCTCGCCGCCGGACGACTCGTGGAGATCCCGGTCGCCGACGACCTGCCCCTCGCCCGCCAGCTGCGGGCGATCTGGCCCAGCCGCCTGGAGCTGTGCGAGTCCGCGCGCCACCTGCTGGAGGTGGCGGCGCGCCGCTCCTCGCGCAGCGTCTGAGACCGGTCGGTCTGAGCAGCAGCTACCCGGCCGCCCACTTCAGGGCGGCGGTCAGCACCCGGAACGAGCTGAAGTGGGCGGCGCCGGGCTCCAGGAAGAGGGTGGCGTCGGGGATGTGGGCGGCCAGCCAGCGGGAGTGGTCGACGGGGGAGAACATGTCGTCGGCGCCGTGCCAGAGCCAGGTGGCGGCGGTGATGTCCTGCGCCTTGAAGCCCCAGTCGGTGGTGAAGGCGAGCACGTCGTCGATCCAGCCGTCGGCGTTCTGCCGGAACGCCTCACGGTAGTTGCTCTGCAGCATCCGGCGGATCCCGGCGTCGGAGACCACCTGCCGGTCGACGCCCGAGAGTTCGCTGCGCAGGCCGGCGATCAGGGTGGCCGGGTCGTCGCGGATCCGGCGGGCCCGCTGCTGCATGGTGGCGGCGATCCGCTGGTGGTCGCGCTCGGCGGCGCGGTAGTAGCGGATGTTGGAGGGCGTCATCCCGGCGTACCAGTCCAGGCCTTCGGCGTCCCAGGGAGCCAGGCTGACCAGCGCCGCCACCCGGTGCACCCGGCCGGGCAGCAGCGCCCCGCAGGCGAGCGCGTGCGGGCCGCCGCCGGAGCGGCCCACCACGGCGAACCGGGTGAGCCCGAGCTCGTCGGCGATCGCCTGCACGTCGACCGCCGCCGAGGCGACCTGGCGGCCGCGCAGCCGGTCGGAGCTGCCGTAGCCGGGGCGGTCGAAGGAGATCAGGTGCACGCCGAGGTGGTAGAGCACGGTGCTGCGCGGGATCGGGCCGACCCGGCTGCCGGGGGTGCCGTGCAGCAGGAAGACCGGCTTGCCGGCCGGGTCTCCGAAGGTCTGCACCGCCAGGGTTCGATGGTCGGCGGTCTTGACCAGTCGTGGCAGCACGCCGGGGACCTCCAGAGGTGGGTGGGGAAGGGGGCGGATCAGTGGTCGTGGCCGCGGACCTCGCGGCGGGCCTGCCAGGTGGTGTGCTCGCGCGAGACGGCGTCCTCGGCGTCCCGGGCCAGCCGGGCCCAGATCTCCTCGGCGTCCTCGCCGGCCACGTCGAGCTGGGTCAACTGGGCTCTGACCAGCTCCAGTTCGTCGGCAGCCAGCCGGTAGGCGACGGCCAGTGGCCGGTACTGGCGCAGCTGCGCCCAGGCGGTGACCGAGGCGGCGACCGCCGAGACCGTCCCCAGTGCGTCGTAACCGAACCAGCCGAGCGCGCGCAGCACCGCGAGCACCAGGCCGAGCAGTGGCAGCGCGATGCCGAGCAGGCCGGTGAGCCGGCCGGCGTTGTCGCAGTACCGCGCCTTGGCCTGGTACCAGTCGTGTTGGACCTGGACGCGCTCGCGCAGGTAGACGTCGCGGCGCACGGCGAGCGGCTGGTCGCGCAGCCGGCGCATCGCCGGGGTGACCTCGGCCTGCTCGGCGGCGTCCTCCGGCACGGCCCGGCTGTGCTGGAACCCGCGGAGGATGCCGTGGAGTTGGAGCTCGTAGAGGCCCTCGGCGTCCGGCAGGCTGGTCGGCGGTGGCTGATAGGCGTCGGCCCGTACGGCGAACTTCCAGGCCAGCGTCTTCACCGACTCGGCGGCGGCCCGCCCCTCGTACCAGAGGCCCTGCGGGTTCTGCCGGATGACCACCATGGCCAGCACGACGGTGGCCAGATAGGCCACCGCGGCCGTCCAGGCGTACGGGCGGCCGTCGGCCGAGCCGGCCGCCGCGGCCGCGGTGAGCAGGATCAGCTCCCAGCGGGCCAGTCCGATGGAGCGTCGCTGGCCCTGGAGGGAGGCGGAGTCGGCGGCCCGGAAAACCCCGGGCAGCAGCTCGGACTCGCGGACGAAGCCCGTGGATCGTGCGCCGGCTGCCATCCGGTCCCCCCGTTGCGCTGGTGTGTCCCGACGCAGACCTACTGCCCTCGGGGGAGGGCGGGTACGCCTGGCGCCCGGCCAGTATGAGCGCTTCACCGCCCCGCGCACAGGTCTGGTACGCGCCGTTTGACCCGGCGTCAGAACCCTTCCGTTCAGAAGGTGTAGAAGATCCGGTCGGCGTTCTCGGCCATCAGCTTGGCGTTCCAGTCGGTGCCGCCGTCGACGTTCCCGGACCGGAAGAGCGGCGGGGTGATGCCCCGCTCGGCGAGCCGGCCGACCGCCGAGGCGACCACGGCCTGCATCAACGCGCTGGTCACGATGGTGGAGACCGACCCGAAGGTGGTCTCGGCCCCCGGGTGGGTCAGCTCGCCGTCGCCGACCGCGATCTTGCTGTCGAGGACCACGTCGCAGTGGTCCTTGAGGAAGGTCCCGGACGCGTGCTGGGAGGTGACCTGGCCGGGGTAGGCGAGCGAGGTGACGCCGACCACCCGCAGGCCGCGGGCCCGGGCGTGCGCGGCGAGCTCGACCGGCATGGTCTGGCGCCCGGAGAGCGAGATCAGGAAGAGCAGGTCGCCGGCGCGGGCCGGGGTGAGGTCCAGGGTCGCGGTGGCCAGGCCCGACACCCGCTCCAGGGCGCTGCCGAGCGGAGCGGGCATCACATTGACGCCGGTCATCCCGGGGACGTTCAGCAGGTTGAACGGGACCAGTCCGCCGGCCCGGTACACCACGTCCTGGGCGGCCAGCGAGGAGTGCCCGGCGCCGAACGCGAACACCCGCCGCTCGTCGGCGATCGCGTCGGCCAGCAGCAGCGCGGCCCGCTCGATGTTCCCGGCCTCCTCGGCGCGAACGCGCTGAAGGTGGGCCACCGCGGCGTCGAAGTACTGCCCGACGAGGTCGCTCATGAAGAATTTCCCTACCGCCAGTGGAGAAAGCTACGGCGAGCACCGTGAGGCCTGGACCACCGTGCTGTCAACAGGGACAAAACGGCCCGGGAACAAGCCCGCGCGGCGTCGGTTGTCAGTGCGGTAGGTCAGAATTGCGGTGAGGAACACCGAGGAACGGAGCCAGCGGCGATGTCTGGGCTGATCGATACGACCGAGATGTACCTTCGCACCATTCTGGAGCTGGAGGAAGAGGGCATCAATCCGATGCGCGCCCGGATCGCCGAGCGCCTGGAGCAGAGCGGCCCCACGGTCAGCCAGACCGTCGGCCGGATGGAGCGTGACGGCCTGCTCCAGGTCGCGGGGGACCGACACCTGGAGCTCACCGACGAGGGCCGGCGACTGGCGGTGCGGGTGATGCGCAAGCACCGCATCGCCGAGTGCCTGCTCGTCGACGTGATCGGGCTCGAGTGGGAGCAGGTGCACGAGGAGGCCTGCCGCTGGGAGCACGTGATGAGCGAGACGGTGGAGCGCAAGGTGCTGGCCATGCTGGGGCACCCCACTCAGTCGCCGTACGGCAACCCGATCCCCGGTCTCGACGAGCTCGGCGACACCAAGGCCGAGGGCGAGGGCTTTGACTCCGCGCTGGTCACGCTGGACGCGCTGCGGCCCGCCGGCGAGGGTTCCGATGTGGTGGTGCGCCGGATCGGCGAGCCGATCCAGACGGACGAGGCGCTGATGCGCAGGCTGCGTCGGGCCGGGATCCGCCCCGGGGCGACGGTCCGGGTCTCCGCGGCCGTCGGCGGTGTGCTGGTGGGCAGCGGCGAGAGCGCGGCGGAGCTGGGCAAGGAGATCGCGGTGCATGTGTTCGTCGCGCAGTGCTGAGCAGGTGAACCGAGGGCATGGCAGCGGGGCCCGGCACGTCCCCGCGTGCCGGGCCCCGCTGTTCCCACCCCGTCCCCCCGTTCCCCCCGCTTCCCCCCACTCCCCTCCGTGCCCCGCCCGGCTTCCCCGACCTGGCGTCCCCTCCGGCTCCCCCCCGGTCCCTGCCCCCCGCTCCTCCCGGCTGCCCCTTTCGTCTGGTTTTGCGTCAGCCCCTCTCGGAGGAATTAATCCCCTCGGCCGATCATGGCAATCCTTGAGCGCTGTCACTCGTACGAGGGGCTTTCGGGGCTGATCGCCGGGTAGATCCGTGAGTTGGGCCGAACCGGAAGTCCCGCGTCCGGGTGTGCCGAAGGCGGACCTGGAGGCCAGGTCCGCCTTCAGCGCAAATGACGGTGCGTCAGCGGGCTGCCGCCGGTTGGGCGGGCCGGGCGGCCGGGTGGACGCGGGCGTCGCGGCCGCAGGCGTAGGCCAGCGGGTTGATCAGCTCGGCGGTGTCCGGCAGCCAGCGGTTGAGCTCGGACGGCGGCCGGGCCCACTGCGCGAAGCCGAACGGCCCCAGCCGGGACGGCGGCGCGACGATCCAGTCGCCCTCGCCGCGGGCCACCAGGTCGAGCCGGTCCGGACCCCAGCCCAGCTTGCGGAGCATGTCCGGCAGCTTGGCCAGCACCCCGGGCAGCACCAGGAAGAGCAGCCGCCGACCGGCCGGGCCGTACATGCCGGGCTGCCCGGGCACGCCGGGGGACGGCGGCACGGCGACAACCGGGCCCAGCTGCAGGCCCATCCGCTCCATCCGGGCCAGCGCCAGGCAGCCGGCCACCTCGGGAACGTCCAGCACGTCGAACGAGCGCCCGGTGGGCAGCAGGATCGACGCCTTGGGGTTCTCCGTCCACCAGCGCCGGACCACGCCGGGGCCCGCGCTGGCCCGCCGCCGCCAGTCCTCGGTGGTGGGGTGCGCGCCGGGCATGGGGCAGTGCGGGGTGCCGCACGAGCAGCGCACCGGGCCGTCGTCGTCGATCAGCCAGCTGCCGGGCACGACCTCCCAGTGCCGCTCCTCCGCGTATCTGACGGCCTCGGTCGGCAGGTGGGGGATCGGGTTGCCGTCACTGTCCTGCGCCGGGGCTCCGGGGGTGTCTTCCACGTGCTGCTCAACTACCGGCCGTGGGGCGGGTTACGGGCGGGCGGCGGGTGGCCTGCCGGGAGCGCGGAATGTCACCCGAACCGGTGAGGGGGCTGCCGGGCCGGGCCTCCGCGGGGGGCAATGGCGCGCCACCGTGGCGTGTGGTGGCGGGGAGGCGGCGGATTTCCTGGCGTGCGCCAGGCGTTGGGATTGCGTTCTGGTGGCGTTCGGGTGGCGTGCGCCCGGTGCCGGACGGGTAGGCGCAGTAGGGGCGCATCGAGGCATTGTTGAGGGCGCGCATGGGGAACAGGTCATCCGCATGGGTATCCCGATGGTGTTGTTGATCGCTAACCTGGCCTCAAGTTCCTGCACTGGCCGGGTAGTCGGCGCGCCGCGAGTCTGCCGGACATCGGACTTCGGACGACAGGCGGTCGCATCAGAGCAGCAGAATCGACGCCCGGCGGCCGGAGCCGGCGGGCGCTGGGGAGGCGAAGCCCATGGCCGCGAGACCACTCGTCGCACGACAGCCCAACGAGCGTCTGCAGTCGCTGATCCAGGAGGCGAGCTGCTCCAATGCGGGACTCGCCCGCCGGGTCAACCTCTGCGGTGCCGAGCACGGGCTCGACCTGCGCTATGACAAGACCTCGGTCGCGCGCTGGCTGCGCGGCCAGCAACCGCGCGGCCAGGCGCCGTCGGTGATCGCCGAGGCGCTCGGCCGCAAACTCGGCCGGGGGGTCACCGTCGACGAGATCGGCATGGCCGACGGCAAGAACCTCACCTCGGGGGTCGGCCTCCAGTTCGCCGCCACCCTGAGCGGCGCGCTCGAACAGGTCTGCGAGCTGTGGCGCAGCGACGTCAGCCGGCGCGACTTCCTGAACGGCGCCACGGTGGCGGCCTCCGCGCTGGTCGAACCCAGCCGGGACTGGCTGATCACCCCGCCCGACCCGGTGGTGGCCCGCAGCGGCGGCCCGCGGGTGGGCCTGTCGGACGTCGAGGCGATCCGCGCGACCACCGAGATGCTGGTCGACCTGGACCACCGGTTCGGCAGCGGGCATGTCCGGCCGGTGGTGGTGCACTACCTGAACAGCGTGGTCTCCGGGCTGCTCAGCGGCGGCTACCGGGAGGAGACCGGGCGTCAACTGTTCGGGGCGGTTGCCAGGTTGACCGAGCTGGCCGGCTACATGGCGGTGGACACCGGGCAGCCCGGCCTCGCCCAGCGCTACTACATCCAGGCGCTGCGCCTCGCCCAGGCCGCCGACGACCGCGGCTACGGCGGATACGTGCTGGCGGCCTCGATGAGCCACCTGGCGGCCACCCTGGGCAACCCGCGCGAGATCGCCCAACTCGCCCGCGCCGCACAGGAGGGCGCCCGCTCGGTGGCCACCCCGACGGCGATGGCGATGTTCTACGCCGCCGAGGCGCGCGGCCACGCGCTGCTCGGCGACGCGCGCTCCTGCGAGCTGGTCGCGGCGCGGGCCGTGGAGGCGATGGAGCGGCGCAAGCCCGAGGACGACCCGGACTGGATCGTGCACTTCGACGAGGCCTATCTGGCCGACGAGTTGGCGCACTGCTACCGGGACCTCGAACAGGGCCGGCAGGCGGAGCGGCAGGCCCGGATCGCGCTCGACCTGCACCCGGCGAGCCGGGTCCGCCGGCGGGCGGTGGACCTGGTGCTGCTGGCCACCGCGCAGTTGCAGCAGCGCGAGGTCGAGCGGGCCTGCGAGACCGGCGCGCAGGCGGTCCGGCTGCTGAACGGGCTGCGCTCCAACCGGGGCGTGGAGTACCTGGACGAGTTCCGGCGCCGTCTTGAGCCCTACCGGGACCACCGGGTGGTCCGCGAGTTCCAGCAGCGGGCGGACGCGGAGGCGGCGTAACGGGTGCGCCGCTGACTGGTTGTCGACAGGGTCCGACAAAAGGGGATCACCCGCCCGCGTAGTCACCCGTAGCGGTGAACCGGTAGCGTGGGCGGGACGTTCCGAAGAAACCAGCAGCAGTGGTCCGCCGTTACAGCGAGCGCGCGGAAGAACCGAGGAAGGCCCGGGTGCGGATACCGGAGAGACAGGGCAGGCGGCGTAAGGCCGCCCGGTGGTCCCTGGCTGTCCAGGTGTGCTCGCGGCCGTGCACAGGTGAGGAATCGCGTTGAGCCAGCGCCGCTCGTATCCCAACTCCGGTGACTTCAACCTGGACGATCTGTTCCGCCCGGAACCGACCGCCGGGGAGCACCAGGTGCAGACGGGGCCGGTCCTGCCGACCCCGCCCGCGCAGCCGTACGGCACTCCGCCGCCCTCGGGCGGTCCGGAGTACTACGGCGGTGCGCCGGGCCCGCAGGGCGGTCCTGGGGGGCAGCCTGCGCAGCCCGCGCCGGGCGCGCCGTGGGGGGAGCCGCCGGCCGGTGCCGCCGCTGCCCCCGCGCCGGAGACCCAGTTCCTGCCGCCCTACCCGACCAGCGACCCCGGTACGGGCGGGCCGGCGGCGCCGTACGGCGAGCAGCAGCAGGCGTACGGTGAGCAGCCGTATGGCGAGCCGCCGCAGCCGTCCTACGGGGGCCAGCAGAGCTTCGGCGGCCAGTCTTTCGGGGGGCAGCAGTCCTTCGGTGGCCAGCAGTCCTACGGCCAGCAGCCCCCCTACGGCCAGCCCCAGCCGCCCGCGCAGCCCTCCTACGGCGGTCAGCAGTCCTTCGGCGGCCAGCAGCCCCCCGTCGACCAGACCACCCGGCTCGGCCGGATCTCCGGCGGGGCCCCCGCCCAGGGGCGCCCCTCGCGCAAGATGATCATCGGCGGAGTGGTGGCGGCCTGCGCGGTCGGCGGCATCCTGGTCGGCGTGCTCAGCGGCTCCAGCCCCGCCCCGAACACCCAGAAGACCGCCGCCAGCAGCTCCCCGAAGGCCTCCAGCCCGTCGACCAACTCCACCGGCTCCGGCGCGCTGAGCCCCGACGCGCAGAGCCAGGCCGCGGCGCTCTCCAAGCTGCTCGGCACGGCGAACGCCAGCCGCCAGGCGGTGATCGGTGCGGTCGCCTCGATCCAGAAGTGCGACAAGCTGCCGGACGATCAGACGGCGCTCACTCAGGCGGCCGCGCAGCGCAGGCAGTTGCTGACCAGTCTGGCCACCCTCAAGGTGGACAAGCTGGCGACCGGCCAGTCGCTGGTGGACCAGCTGAACCAGGCCTGGCAGGCCTCGGCGAGCGCCGATGACGCGTACGCCGCCTGGGCCGGCGACCTGGTGGCCTCCTGCGACCCGACCAAGCCGCAGGACAACGCGCACAAGAACGCGGGCGACCAGGCCAGCGGCACGGCGAGCACCGCGAAGAAGCAGGCGTCGCAGATCTGGAACGCGATAGCGACCCAGGGCGGCCTGCAGTCGTTCGGCGACACCCAGCTCTGAACGGTCGGTCTAAGGGGCGCGGCGCGGGAACCTCCGCGGCGCGCCCCTTCCGCGTGGGGTGCTAGGCGCCGGCCGGGGGCGTGCCGCCGGTCAGCACCCAGCGGACGTCCACGAAGCCCGGCTGCTGCTCCACCAGCCGCCCGCCCTGC
This genomic window contains:
- a CDS encoding putative sulfate exporter family transporter, encoding MTISPPSARPVDRSDRSDRSDRPKRWAVGPGLGAVAVAVAAAWGVNTVLPTVAPLTAAVALGVLAGNLRLLPAASRPGLDFAGRKLMRAGIALLGLKLALGDVLALGWPTLAVVVMVVAATFFGTQWLGRRLGLPGDQPLLIATGFAICGASAVAAMNGVTDSEEEDVVTAVALVTLCGSLAIGVLPALHPLLGLSDVQFGRWAGASVHDVGQVVAVAQTAGPTALAQAVVVKLMRVALLAPIVTGVAIARRRCRRSEGGTAPAAGRRPPLVPLFIAAFLAFAALRSTGTVPAPVVTAAEQVDELLLAAALFALGTTVNIRALLRTGRRALLVGLSSWLLIAAVAYAGVLATT
- a CDS encoding LysR substrate-binding domain-containing protein, giving the protein MASSPGGPRATRSAIRPFNLHSLELLVAVEETGSISQAAAELSISQPTASARMTTLERQLGLRLLERSTSGSKLTPAGLLFAAWARDVLSQAQTLADSLAALQVKQGNLRVAASLTLAEYLLPRWLIALRQLHPTTHVELKVANSHQVIEALLQAEADIGFTESPFVPRDFRSALVGRDRLVVVTAPDHPWTRRSTPLTGAELAETPLLLRESGSGTRETLERALRPWHGPSVPLLELGSTGPLRSAATQGAAPAVLSELAVVDDLAAGRLVEIPVADDLPLARQLRAIWPSRLELCESARHLLEVAARRSSRSV
- a CDS encoding alpha/beta fold hydrolase; the encoded protein is MPRLVKTADHRTLAVQTFGDPAGKPVFLLHGTPGSRVGPIPRSTVLYHLGVHLISFDRPGYGSSDRLRGRQVASAAVDVQAIADELGLTRFAVVGRSGGGPHALACGALLPGRVHRVAALVSLAPWDAEGLDWYAGMTPSNIRYYRAAERDHQRIAATMQQRARRIRDDPATLIAGLRSELSGVDRQVVSDAGIRRMLQSNYREAFRQNADGWIDDVLAFTTDWGFKAQDITAATWLWHGADDMFSPVDHSRWLAAHIPDATLFLEPGAAHFSSFRVLTAALKWAAG
- a CDS encoding DUF4231 domain-containing protein translates to MAAGARSTGFVRESELLPGVFRAADSASLQGQRRSIGLARWELILLTAAAAAGSADGRPYAWTAAVAYLATVVLAMVVIRQNPQGLWYEGRAAAESVKTLAWKFAVRADAYQPPPTSLPDAEGLYELQLHGILRGFQHSRAVPEDAAEQAEVTPAMRRLRDQPLAVRRDVYLRERVQVQHDWYQAKARYCDNAGRLTGLLGIALPLLGLVLAVLRALGWFGYDALGTVSAVAASVTAWAQLRQYRPLAVAYRLAADELELVRAQLTQLDVAGEDAEEIWARLARDAEDAVSREHTTWQARREVRGHDH
- a CDS encoding SIS domain-containing protein, whose amino-acid sequence is MSDLVGQYFDAAVAHLQRVRAEEAGNIERAALLLADAIADERRVFAFGAGHSSLAAQDVVYRAGGLVPFNLLNVPGMTGVNVMPAPLGSALERVSGLATATLDLTPARAGDLLFLISLSGRQTMPVELAAHARARGLRVVGVTSLAYPGQVTSQHASGTFLKDHCDVVLDSKIAVGDGELTHPGAETTFGSVSTIVTSALMQAVVASAVGRLAERGITPPLFRSGNVDGGTDWNAKLMAENADRIFYTF
- a CDS encoding metal-dependent transcriptional regulator; the protein is MSGLIDTTEMYLRTILELEEEGINPMRARIAERLEQSGPTVSQTVGRMERDGLLQVAGDRHLELTDEGRRLAVRVMRKHRIAECLLVDVIGLEWEQVHEEACRWEHVMSETVERKVLAMLGHPTQSPYGNPIPGLDELGDTKAEGEGFDSALVTLDALRPAGEGSDVVVRRIGEPIQTDEALMRRLRRAGIRPGATVRVSAAVGGVLVGSGESAAELGKEIAVHVFVAQC
- a CDS encoding bifunctional DNA primase/polymerase produces the protein MPHLPTEAVRYAEERHWEVVPGSWLIDDDGPVRCSCGTPHCPMPGAHPTTEDWRRRASAGPGVVRRWWTENPKASILLPTGRSFDVLDVPEVAGCLALARMERMGLQLGPVVAVPPSPGVPGQPGMYGPAGRRLLFLVLPGVLAKLPDMLRKLGWGPDRLDLVARGEGDWIVAPPSRLGPFGFAQWARPPSELNRWLPDTAELINPLAYACGRDARVHPAARPAQPAAAR
- a CDS encoding transcriptional regulator, translated to MAARPLVARQPNERLQSLIQEASCSNAGLARRVNLCGAEHGLDLRYDKTSVARWLRGQQPRGQAPSVIAEALGRKLGRGVTVDEIGMADGKNLTSGVGLQFAATLSGALEQVCELWRSDVSRRDFLNGATVAASALVEPSRDWLITPPDPVVARSGGPRVGLSDVEAIRATTEMLVDLDHRFGSGHVRPVVVHYLNSVVSGLLSGGYREETGRQLFGAVARLTELAGYMAVDTGQPGLAQRYYIQALRLAQAADDRGYGGYVLAASMSHLAATLGNPREIAQLARAAQEGARSVATPTAMAMFYAAEARGHALLGDARSCELVAARAVEAMERRKPEDDPDWIVHFDEAYLADELAHCYRDLEQGRQAERQARIALDLHPASRVRRRAVDLVLLATAQLQQREVERACETGAQAVRLLNGLRSNRGVEYLDEFRRRLEPYRDHRVVREFQQRADAEAA